In the genome of Cynocephalus volans isolate mCynVol1 chromosome 10, mCynVol1.pri, whole genome shotgun sequence, the window tcacgggttcggatcctatgtagggatggctggttggctcactgcctgagcgtggtgctgacaacatcgagccaggggttgagatccccttgctggtcatttaaaaaaaaaaaaataataataataataaaataatagctggtTTGCTTAAGTTTTGACAAAGAAAAATCCCTCCCCGAACCTCAGTCTGAAATACAACTGTATAATGAATTAAGACTGCAGTAAGGAGCCGAGCAAGGGGCCATGAGACAGCTAACCCACTGGACAGGGCAAGAGGCCACCCCCACATCACGAGGTGGACCAAGCTGCCTCAGTCCACTGGAGGCAAAAGCAGAAACAGTCAGTCTAGATgaagtgcttttttatttttagaccaacaaaacatttttaaatataaaaaccctTTAATATACAAACTGCAATCACAACAGCATCCACATAGCAGCAAGGGGACTGGGGTGTGAGGAGTGGGGAGTATATCAGGGAAGCAAGGTTTTTGGGTCCTCACTGCTTCCCTTGCCTGAAATCACTCTGTGGCCTATGAGAGCATGTGGTCTTAGCAGAAGGCAGATCAAGGCAGCCAGAGGCAGAAGGGCCCTGATGCCAACACTGAGACAGGGCACAGTAGGCCCAACATACCATCTCCCCGCCCTGGCAGCCTCTGGGGATAGCCAGATCCAGTGAGGAGATAACAGAAAGTGGCTGTGATTGAGAGCAGAGGTACCCATTGTTCCTCAGCATCCTGCTGATTACACCTTTGGGAAGAGTTTTTCCAAGGGCTGCTAGACTAATAAGACCCAAAAATCCTCCTGGGAGGACAGAAATGGTATCTGAGTCCACCTACTAAATAGGATTCCTTGCTTGTGACACCAGAAAGCTGGGGTGGAGCTGCTCATGTGTCCAGGAAGGGAAAGGGGTGACAGAGTCTTCGGCCCAACAGCGACAAAGGCTTGCCAGGCATTGACCAAGAAAGCCTCAAGGCAGGCAGGGAAGTCTGAGGGAAGATCTCTGGGTCACTGGTACTCACAGGAGCACAGTGGAACAATGGCCTGCAGGTGGAATTTATAGTGTgtgtggaagagaaaaagaacacaggTCAGAAAGAATTAAGAGCTAAAGTACCTTCTTCTTATACGTCTGTGCAGTAGAAGTGAGATGAGCCTATTGGGCCAGGGCTGGAGGAATCCCTGATGTTTCCTAGGGGCCAAGTTTGACAGGCCTGGGTGTAGCTGATGGCCCCAAAGTCCCCTAGATGGCCCCCACATGACTCTCTGGGAGGCCTAGTTGCTCCTTCCAGATGAACTGGGAGACTGGCCAAGGTCCTGGCCAGCCCTGTCAGGGCCTGGATTCCCAGTTAGATGCAGTCCATGGAGTTCTCAGGGAGGAGGCCAGGGATGTAGCCAGGGAGGCCCAGGTCCTTGATAGGAGTGCAGCTGAGGGGGAGGCCACAGCCCAGGGTGGGGTCATGGTTCTTTATGGCCTCCAGCCTGTCTGTGTTGTTGTCCCAGTTGATGTGGAAGCGGGTCACCCGGGGGTTCGAGGCCAAGATGTTCCGCTGCAGCTGGGGCAGAAAGAGGAATGTCAGTCCTTGTCAATGTACCCTCTCATTACTGCCCTAGAACCAAGACACCCCCAAACCCCTACTTCGAGCCCAGGAGGAGCAGAGAGACCTTGCTTGTTCCATCACTACCAACAACCATATGTGGAACTCCAGGGAATGCCTGTGCACCATGATTTAGGGCTGGGACCTATCTAATCTTGATTCCGTACGGCACGCCTCTGAGAAACAAAGACCTTTCTCTCCTCTGTTCTATCTAGGCCGGCACGCAAGAACTGAGCACTACTTGAAAACCTTAAGAAGTGACCTTGGCTTCCAATTCTATGGCTTAACTCCCCCCCAAGTACAAAAGAACTGGCCTGCTTGAAGCAGGAAGATCAGACACACGCCTCACCTGAGAGAAGTCTGGTTTCAGCGGCGGGTTCTCCCGCAGCTCAGGGTTGGGGTACTCATTGTTGACATAGTAGCCCACGCGGATAAACTCCTGTCCGTGGTAGGTGCAGGTGATGAGGACCACGGTCACACCCACAGCGTCGGTCTCAGGGATGAGGGATGGGTTTGGGGCGTCAGCCTAGGGGAGAGACATTCCGGGCCTTAGCACCCCCAACATCATTAATGCCTCAACATCATTAATGCAAAGATTCCCAAGCAACAGGTAGTTACAGAGCAAAAAGTACGCTCTCTGTCCTCAGGTTTTCAAGCAAATGCAGAAGACAAAATCAATCACACAAGTGACTACCAAATGTTGAATGTGACAGAGAGAGGTGCATGGTGCTTGGGAGGAGTGGCATAAGATGGGGCAGGTAGGTACCAGGCCACCCAGGGCCTATTGGGCCAGTTAAGGGCTTGGGAAAGAGCAAGAACATTTAGCAGGAGGTAAGCGCCACATCActcttgtggtctgaaaagaagACTCTGGTGGCATATGGAGCTGTGGCAGGAGGATGGCTATAGAGGAAGCAGGGAGGCCTGGCAGGAGGCTCTGGCAGTCAATCTGGAGGCAGCAGCCTAAACCAGGCAGCAGAGGACAGAAGGGGACAGTTATGGGTGCACTGCAATGGCAGAAATGGCTACATAATTGGtacaaaataaaaccaatgtAAAGTGAAAACACAGAGCCCCTTATTCAAAAAGGATGAAGCTTCAGACGGTGACAGCAGAGCATCACACCAAGCATAGGGCCCCCTGCAACTGCCCAGGCCGCATGCCTAGGAAGCCGGCCCTGGTTGTGTTGGAGAGGAGATGGGGCTCTCATCGGTGAATCTGATGGGTGGGTAAGAGGGTTAGATGGTATGTGGGAGCTTGGGTTAGGGTGGTAACAGCAGAGATGGAAGTGAGTGGATTTGATCAGAAGCtctcaaacttttttcttttttttggcggctggctggtactaGGATCCAAACCTTttactttggtgttacaaggtgacactctaaccaactgcgctTACCAGCCAGCTCAGGGctttcaaactttagtgtgcctaagaatcacctggagagctcagaatctgcatttctgacaacCAGATGCTGCTGGAATAGTCATTTAGGAATTacagtccatccatgttacttGGACTTTGTATTTGCGAgtatttgctaaaatttatttgtaaccctgAAACCAGTACTTGTGGCATGTTTGTAGTCATTTGCAGACATGCAcaaagcagggggaaaaaaattggaatcacCGAATGTGCATGTTCCCACCTGAGGCCAAATAAGGCAACACTCCGCCTTCTTGTTTAGCTCTCTTACTGTGAACAAGTGTCCTTTTTGAGGTCTACTTAGCACCACATTTTTTtggtgctttttgttggtgagtttgctgtttaaaatggctcccaagcatagtgctgaagtgctgtctagtgtgcAAGAAGGCCTGATGGGGAAAATGGGTGTTAGATAACCTTTGTTCAGGCATGAGCTATAGTGCTGTTGGCTCTGAGTTCAATGTGAATGCATGGATAATATATTAcataaggtgtctttaaatagAAACACATATAAAACAAGGTTTGTATCGATTGGTTGCCAAAAATATTGTGACCCACAAGAATCTAACCCTGTATTTTCCATATGAGGGATggttcagtattcactaattcagtgttgATGGCAACTTTACAGAACATAACTCCTATGAATAACAAGAACTGACTGGATTTGAACCTGAACTggttttttttgacagctggccagtactgagatctgaacccatgaccttggtgttataaggctgtgctctgaccaaccgagctaatcagccagcctgaACCTGAACTTTTGACTGCTGTACCACACTGTGTGCTTTTGGGTAAAAGAGGATGTTTCTACCAGGCCAGGGCTAAGGCCTAAGGCCTCGTCTCTCTTACCTGAAAGACAAACATGTGTCTCCCTGCTGGGACAGGGCCGACCAGCACCGAGTCTAGGATCTGATCAAACTCCTCACTCTCAGCTGAACCAACGTAAATGATCTTCCACTCCAGGTCTGCAAGGACATGGGGGTCGGGGGGTTGTTAAGGAATTGAAAAAGCTCGAAGCAAGAAGGCAGGGAAAGGGTCTTGTGTTAGTTTTGAACAAATCCTTAATATacagtaaggttttttttttttttggtggctggccagtatggggatccaaacctttgaccttggcgttacagGGTGGTgttctaaccagttgagctaaccagccagccctcttgtAAGATTTTTATTCCCAAAAACACCTGACTGGTGTTCGTTGGGCACTAAGTGCCGGGCACCACAATCCTGAACACTGGGGCAGGTGTGAAGCCCCACTTCCAGTGGGGAAATTTCTCCTGTGGGCCTAGCTCTGCCACCGACCTTGACTATGTACCTTGGAGGAAACTCGGGCCACTCAGAGCCTGAGAGTGAACCGTATGGCAGAGGCTGAATTAAGAGCCACGTGACACAGGCGTGCTGAGGAGGGAACAGCAGGGAGTTGGGCCATTTTGTGGCCCTGCCCACTGGGTGCTGGGATAGGAAACAGCATCCTCTTTCACACACAGGGACTGGTGCCACTGAACAGAGCAAATCCCTCGACAACTGGGGCAGGGCAGCAGATTCCAATCTGGCAGGAGAGCCAGCCAGCAGGAGGGGGACGCTGAGGCTGCTGGGGGAGTCAGCCTGTCCCCAGGTCTTCCTGATGCAGCACCAAGTCATGCTTACTTATGGACATTTGGGCGACAGGGGCCCAGTCAGCAAATGCAGCATCACAGGGTGATCCTCCAAACCCTACCTCTCCCACGTCCCATCTAGGAGTGGTGCCCCATCCCTGAGTCTGCTCTGGCGAGGTTAATGGAAAAGTGCTTAAGGAGACCCTGCCCATCAATCACAGGAAATTCCCGGTGACCACTGCCTCTTGCAGGAGGTCCAAGTGTATCAGGGACAAGGTCATGCTAGTACAGGGAAGCTTGGCAGTAGACCTGGAACTTATTTTAGGATCTTTGAAATTACACAACCTACAGCTCCAGCAGCTGGGGGAAGTTTCACAAGCTGTGATTTTCACAGGAAGTAAGCTCTCTTGGAAGCTGCCCTGTTCCTTAGTCCAGTGTCCCACAAGAGCATCCACCTCTGGAAACACACTGATGCCAGGCCACGACTACAGAGGTTTGTCACCTGAGCCCTTCCTCAATACACCTGCTTCCTGTCCCCTTGCAGTTTCACCCAGGCCCCTCTACTCAGGAACCCTAGCACGTCTGTGGGCTATGTCATTGGGGTTCAGTCAAACTCCAGCCTCTTGTTATTTGCGGGGAGGAAGTTaaagtttattgatttatttttgttacatGTAGTGACACAACTAGAATCAAATTGCTTAATTAAGGGTGACAGAGAAATACTGACTCGAGAGAAGAGCTGATAAAACCATCTATGGGAGACAGATGATCGATACAATGGCCTACCAACTGGAATCGTCTTAAATTGCAAGTGGTTGAAGCAGAGGCATACGTAATGATTTCACTTCTGAATACAGTATAGCCTTTAGAATTCAACATGAGACATCAATCACCAATACAGCATGAACTCATACCAACCACATACAGGACATGACTGTACACACGTAACGTGTACTTAACCTTCTGAGCAACATCAAGGGCAACTCGACTGCATTACATTTGGTCTTATGCCCTAACTTTACAAGCTAACCCCTGCACAAGAGGCGCCTCCAGCATGCatgaaatcaaaaccaaaaccaacGATATCATTAAAGACATGTAAAAAATTACTATAGTTAAACTAGCTGGAGAGTTTGTTTCCTGACTTTTTTGATTGCTTTTAACTTAACATGGCCATCAGGCCTTTTTGCTGTTTACCACTTTGCCTGTGTTAGTAATCACACAGATGAACCATGGTCTCACCACAGCGTGTCAGCTCTGGGGCAGAACATCTGGCTTCTATGACTTACCCAACAGGTATCTACTGAATTTGTCAACTAAATTGGGGGAAAACACATCTCCTGTATTAAAATTAGACCTATTCCTTGGAAGCAGTTATTTCCAGATGTTGAGAAGAAAAGAGTGCAAAGGGTGTCGAGAGATCTTCAGAAATGGGGGTCACCTGATTGGGACTGGGGGTTTTGTCAGCTTCAATTGATAGTgccaagagggaggcaggaaacaTTCTCTCTTCTTCATGGAAAGAAGGCCAGGAAGAGGCAGAAAGCAAGCTGGCAGAGTCATGGAGAGTGCCCTAGGGGTGGAACTAAAGAGTCTGGATTTCCCATTTGAGTTTCTCTGAGGAAAAGCTTTATTGTCCGGGCACAATTAATAATAGCACGCCCCCACCACCTTTTGAGAGTGTCCAGATTTGGCAATGCATTCTATGGTCATTTCTACTTATAGGCCAtctctaaaaatagaaaatgctttctttctttcccaggaTTGGAGCTAAGATAAAGAACCCAGACTCAGAATTCAGAGATAAACTCTAGGGCCAACACTTCTGCAAaccggctgtgtgaccttggagaagtcattccatttctattaaaaaatgatcAGCAGGTTGATATTAGATTTCCTGCTCTAATTCTATAAATAAGTTAGTAAAGTCCCAGGGCAGGGGCTTCCTAGGAATAAAAATACTAGATAATAACCAttcaaccatttttaaatgcaagGAGCACAAATAGGATGATTGAAACCCGATCTCTTGCCATCTGGGAACTGTGAATCCCTTAACCTATTAGCTCCTTACATCTCCTCCTGGCTTTTAAATTAAATCTTATTCCACAGTGTCATtctacactttatttatttatttacacccTGCCTTGTTCCAGAAAGGATTTAACTCGGCTTATTCTATAGTTAGTCACAAGTAGACTTCttaatttaaaaaggagagaaaccaGGAAGAGACTGACACATTGGcccaccccaaacacacacagagcTCACTGTACCAGGCCCAAGCTATTCCAACCACCCACCTGCCACGGGGAGGTGCTAGTTAGCATACCCTGGCTTTCCAGCTCACAAATTTCTACCTCCACAGCTTCTGCCTCTTGTCTTTTAATCACCAAGTAGAAAAATAGTCTAATAGAGTACTTCCTCCTGAAAGCAGGACTTGCCTTTTGGTGGCACCAAGGCTCCCTGGGCGACTTTAGATTTGTATAGACCCTTACTTGAAAGATCTCTTGCTCTTTTTGGCTCCTCTCTTCTGATCTGTGAGATGAGAGCCATGACCACCTTTATGTCAGACAGATAAATAAGCACACCTGTGAAAGTACCTTGGAAAAGATGCACAAAAGGCTATGACTTCCCAGCTGACTGAAGCTGGATCCCATTGCGGCTCAGCCCAGTCCATCCACCCTCAGACTAGGTCAGGCCATTAAAAGCCATGGAAGAATTGCTGTAGTAAGTCCCCTGGAACTTGGCAGGCAAACCACGGGAACCGGCCAATGCCTGCCTGGCTATGCCACCCCTCAGATTTGAGTGTGTTCATCCAAGCCCACAGTCAGACAGGAGAGAGGGACGGGAGCCAGGGAGACTAAGTTACCCCCCAAAGACTGGAGCTAGAAGCCCGGCCATTCCTCCCTGGGGGAGCTCAAGTGCAGGGGGACAAGGACCAAACTAAAGAGGAAAGTCAGGTTACAGGGTATGTGCATCGGGGTAGAAACGGAGCAGATGACAGAGGTGGGATTATTTAAACACTAGCAAGTTGGGGAGGGGATTGTCGGGAGACAAATGAGGAGATGGTGGTGAGTGCGGTCTTGCCACGGAGAAAATGGGTCCTCATGGGGGAAAAAGGGtgactggaggagagggtctccTTCAGGGAAAAAGGGAGGTAGGAGTATCTCCAGGGGAAAACTGGGGTGAGGGCTGGAATGGTGTCTTGCCACAGGGATGATGGGGTGGCTGAGGGTCTCCGCGGGTTACAGAATGGAGGACGAGGTCTCTCCATAGAAAACGAGTGTCTAGGagaagctccaggaaaaaaatggGGGATGTGAGGTCTCCACGGGGGAAACGGGAGTAAccgtgtgtgtgtggggtctcCACGGGGAGGCTGGAGCGGGCAGCGGGGGAGGAGGTCACGGGGAGGTCCAGTCGGGAGGTGGGGTTGGCCGTGGGGGGTGGGGTTCCCAGGGAGATCGGGGCTGGCGGCGGGGACGATATGGGTGTTTCCTGAGGAGGTCTGGTTGGCCGTGGGGGCGGGTCTCCACGGGGAGGTCGGGATCGGCCTGGGGCAGTGTTGGGGGTCCCGGAACAGGCCTAGCCTCACCGTCCGCCAGGGCTTCATTGCACTCGAAGCTGATCTCGAACCGGAAGGGGCTGTGGAAGGGGCTCGGGTTCTCCAGCACAGCCACATTCAGCACCGACACCTTGGCCATCGCCTCGCCGGGCCGCGACAGGGGCCAAGGCCGCGTCTGCGTCCGGTACGTGTGGGGAGGGACGGGGTGTGCAGCGGAGCGGCGTCAGCGACAGCCGTTCCCACCTCCTCTCGCCGCAGACTGAAGTGCGCACCTCGTCCGCGCGCCGCCTTCGAATAGCCAGCCCCACCCTCCGGCCAATCACCGCCAACGCTCTCCGGCAGCGCGAGCACCCCCTCAGCCAATCCTGGAGCGCCGGCCGGCGCGCGCCCTGACTCCCCGGACCAATTGACGGAGCTCCCTCTCCGCTGCGTAAAAGGAGGCGGGGCTATCTCTTGGCTTCTTCAGGGTGTCAGCTGGAAACCAATCACCAGCGTCTCCGACTCGGATGTCAAGGGAGGGAGTGGGCGGAGTCAGAGCGCGGGGCCCATCACTTAGCCAGTCCTGAGGGTTCCGGCACCGGCGTGGCCGGCCCCCCCCCAGCCCCCTACCCCGCCCCTCCTGGAGACTCATCCCGCGGCTGGCAGCGCCGCCAACGGCCGAGCGGGGGCGCGCGGCGCTCGTTTAATAGAGCGGGCTGGGCGGTACTCGCACCCAGGGTGATTGGCAGGTGGGAGAGGGGCGGGGATAAACCACGTTTTCTGAGAGATGATTGGCTTAGTTGGCGTGGAGGGCGGGATCAGAAGAAGACTCGGCTGGGGATTCGTAGAAGAGAAGAGGAAGTCGGACGCCGGCGCGGTTGAGCTGCGTGTGAGGAGAGAGGAGGTGTGTTTGCGGCCTCGGCGTCTGTCAAAAGGGGATCGCTTTCCGGGAGCTTCCCTGAGGACCTCCTGGCCCCTGAGGTCCAGCTGCCGGGGAGGCCGTTGTGAATGTTTGACTCACTCCTCGGGGGAGACGGAGTGGCGGTATCGCGGCGCGCTTGGTCCCGGGCCTCGGGACTTGGGCCTGGTTCGAGTCCTGCTGTCACCCCCTGGAGGGCCACTGGGAGGTTTCAAGGGGACAGTACTGAAAATGGGAGTTCGAGTTCGGGGACAGATCAGGGTACGAGTCCGGGCTCTGCCAATTCAGCTCCCGAGGCAACGTTTCCCCGCGCATTGAACGGGGGCGGTGAGAATTCCCTGACGTGACTCATGACTACATAATGCATCCAGAAACTTCTCTCCACCCCGACGCCTGGGCCGGAGCACCGTCGCCCCCTGCCTGGAAGACTCCAGGTACTGAAGGTCTCAGCTTCCACGAGCGGCCAGCGCCGTCTAATGCAAAAGAAACGCGAGCCACATatctaattttaccttttttcggaaccacaatttttaaaaagtaaaaaaaaaaaaaaaaagtacaggtgAAATTAACTTTAACAATCAGTTGCATTTAATCCAATATAACCAAGATATTCAACATGGATCAGTATAAAACAAATACTAATGACATATCTTGCATTCTTTTACTCAGTGCGACGACTTCGAGATCCCCTGTGTGTTTCCCACATGTCATCGGTCACGGGAATCTACGTTTTCATCCGAAATAGTTTATCTGGCTTTCTGAGTTTCATAAAGTTCACAGTTGAATGTGTAGAGTGCTATGCCCACGGCAGTTCCCAACATACTTAAAAGTCTTCTATGAGCTCCATTGCGtatgggtttttttaatttaaaatttaattaatgtatcggattttttaatttaaattttaattaattagaaTTAAGTAAAAtcaggactggccggttagctcagttgattagagcacagcctaataacaccaaggtcaagggtttggatccccatatcggccagctgccaaaaaaaaaaaaaaaagtaaatattgaaAGTTGGGATTtacagtcacactagccacagtCAGGTGCTCATGAGCCTCTGTGGCCAGTTGCAACTATATTATTGAACAGCAAAGATCTGAAACAAATTCGATCAGGTCACTCCCCAGGATGAGAACGTTGTCTTCAAGACTctacttgttttgtttcttctattaaCTACCCAGCCCCAGTGTCAAACCATCCAAACTAACTTTTTGTTAAAAATCTGACAGGCCACTCCCAGTGCAAAGCCTCTGCCCAGAACCTCTTTCAGCTCTTGGCATGACTGGTGCCTTCTTGTCATTcaggtctctgttcaaatgtcCTCCCCTCAGAGAAGGCTTTCCAAGGGTCCCCTGGAAAGTGTTCAGACTCACAGGATGTAAACCTGAATAGCACTGAACCAAGCCGTTAATATATCTTACCCGGCCACCTTGGTGGTCTCCACAGAGTCTTAAAGCCTCTTGGTGCTAggctttttttttgcatttacatctcacattaaataaaaaataagtatatatttgttaaaaaaaattgaaaagtttttttcttttgaaattacttggCTTCAAGAAAATTCACTTTTATGATTGGCTTGATTTCTTGGCAATCATTGGGCAATACTTAGGGAATTTTTGTGACTCGAGAAaatctagggctggctggttagctcagttgtttagaacacagccttatgacaccaaagTCATGGTTCGGATCTCTGTGTCAGCcgctaaacaaaacaaaacaaaacaaaacaaaacaaggtcatggttcggatccctgtggcagccgccaaaaaaaaatttaactttcaaattatttccaaatataaaatgagtgaggggccggccctgtggctcactcgggagagtgcggtgctgataacaccaaggccaagggtttggatcccacatagggatggccagttggttcactaggtgagcatggtgctgacgacaccaagtcaagggttagatccccttaccggtcatctttaaaaaaaaaaaaaatatatatatatatatataaatcgaGTGAATATGACTACTAAATTAAATGATGAATGAAGTTGCCATAATGTTACATTTTCTAGatgtttaattaaacatttattcattcctaccttgtagttttctttttgcattgtggaacttttttttccctttatctcTGGCCCCAACCATTTCATAGACCCTGAAAAGCTCATCAGCTTCAAGCTCGATGTCTGTGGTGCTAATGAAGAGCA includes:
- the ASF1B gene encoding histone chaperone ASF1B, translated to MAKVSVLNVAVLENPSPFHSPFRFEISFECNEALADDLEWKIIYVGSAESEEFDQILDSVLVGPVPAGRHMFVFQADAPNPSLIPETDAVGVTVVLITCTYHGQEFIRVGYYVNNEYPNPELRENPPLKPDFSQLQRNILASNPRVTRFHINWDNNTDRLEAIKNHDPTLGCGLPLSCTPIKDLGLPGYIPGLLPENSMDCI